Sequence from the Corallococcus soli genome:
CCGCTCCCTGCTCCAGCACCAGGATGAGGTCCGCGTGGCGGATGGTGTTGAGCCGGTGCGCGATGACGATGCTCGTCCTGCCCGACAGCAGCCGCCCCAGCGCGAGCTGGATGAGCGCCTCCGTGCGCGTGTCGATGTTGGCCGTCGCCTCGTCGAGGATGAGCACCCGGGGCTCCGCGATGACCGCGCGCGCGAACGCGAGCAGCTGTCGCTGGCCCTGGCTGAGCGTCGCGCCGCCTTCGCCAATCACGCTGTCGTAGCCCTGCGGCAGCCGGGTGATGAAGTCGTGCGCGTGCACCGCCTTCGCCGCGGCCTCCACGTCCTCGCGGGTGGCGCCCGGCTTCCCGTAGGCGATGTTGTCCGCCACCTTCCCGCTGAAGAGGAAGGGCTCCTGGAGCACCATGGCCATCTGCCGGCGGAGGCTCGCGCGCGTCACCTGCCGCACGTCCTCTCCGTCGACGCGCACCGTGCCCCCTGTCGCGTCGTAGAAGCGGGGGACCAGGCTCGCCACCGTCGTCTTGCCCGCGCCCGTGCGGCCCACCAGCGCCAGCGTCTGGCCGGGCTCCAGGCGGAAGGACACGTCGCGCAGCACCGGGCGCTCCGGGTCGTAGCCGAAGGAGACCCCCTCGAACACCACCTGGCCCTTGAGCGGCCCCAGCTCCACCGCCCCCGCCGCGTCCGGCGGCTCCGGGGGCTCGTCCAGGATGCCGAAGATGCGCTCCGCCCCCGCCAGCGCGGACTGCATCAGTGTGGCCACCGACGCGGCCAGCTGCACCGGCCGGAAGAACTGCTGCACGTAGATGAGGAACGCGGCCACGCCCCCCACCGTGAGCCGCCCGTCCAGCACCAGCGCGCCGCCGTAGCCGATGACCAGCGCGGTGGAGAGCGTGGACAGCAGGTCGATGGCCGGTGAGAACGCGGAGGTGATGCCCACCGCCGCCACGTTCGCGTCGCGGTTGGCCGCGTTGCGGTCCCGGAAGCGCTCGATGTTCTTCTCCGTGCGGTTGAACGCCTGCGCCTGCCGCACGCCTCCAATCTCCTCCTGGAGGTTGGCCGTCACGTCGCCCACCGTCTGGCGCGTCTTGCGGTAGGCCTCGCGCGCCCGCGACGCGAAGAACCACGTCGTCACCACGATGACGGGGATGAGGGAGAAGCACGCCAGCGCGAGCCGCGCGTTGAGCACCAGCATCGCGGTGAGCACGCCTACGAGCCCCAGCATCGCCCCCAGCAGCTGCGTCAGCCCCTGCGCGAAGAGCTGGTTGAGCGTGTCCACGTCGCTGAGCAGGCGGCTCATCAGGTCGCCCAGGGGCCGGCGGTCGAACCAGGACAGCGGCAGGTGCTGGAGCCGCTCGAAGAGGCGCCGCCTCAGCTCCGCCAGCACCTTCTGCCCGGTGTGGCCCACGCGCCACGTCTGCGCCCGCTGCACCAGCGCGCCCACCGCGTAGACGACGAGCAGCGCCGCCAGCGTCTGGACGAGCCCGCGCCCATCCCCAGAACCGATGTCGTGGTCGATGGCCCGGCTCACCAGGTACGGCCCCACCGCCTGGCACACCGCGCCCACCAGGATGAACCCCAGCGCCACGCCCATCAGGCGCGCGTGCGGACGCAGCTCCCCCAGCAGCCGCCGCAACACCCTCCCGCGCTGCTGGGCCCGCCCGGCCTCCAGCTCCGCCAGCGACTCGGTGCCTCCCGGTCGCCTCACGCGGCACCTTCCTGGGACGCGGGCTGGAGCTGCGAGCCGAGGATGTCGTTGTACAGCTCGCTTGAGGCCCTCAGCTCCTCATGCCGCCCCTTCGCGACGATGCGCCCCTCGTCCAGCACGAGGACCAGGTCCGCGTCCCGCACGGTGCTGATGCGCTGGGCGATGACCAGCGCCGTCCTGCGCTTGTCCCGCATCAGCGTGTCCAGCGCGCCCTGGATGGCCTCCTCCGTCCGCGCGTCCACCGCCGACGTGCTGTCGTCCAGGATGAGCAGGCGCGGGTCGGTGAGCAGCGCCCTCGCGATGGCCAGCCGCTGCCGCTGGCCGCCGGACAGTCCCACGCCCCGCTCGCCCACCACCGTGTCGTAGCCCTGGGGCAGCGCGCGGATGAACTCCGCCGCCTGCGCCGCCTCCGCCGCGGCCTCCACCTGCGCCTGCGTCGCGTCCGGGTGGCCGTAGGCGATGTTGTCGCGCACCGTGCCTGAGAACAGCAGCGCGTCCTGCAACACCACGCCCATCTGCGAGCGCAGGCTCGCGAGCGTCACGTCCCGCACGTCGTGCCCGTCCAGCAGCACCGCGCCCCCGGTGACGTCGTAGAAGCGCGGCAGCAGGTTGATGAGCGTGCTCTTGCCGGAGCCCGTCGTCCCCAGCACCGCCACGAGCTGACCGGGCTCCAGCGTCACGCTCACCCCGCGGAGGATCTCCCGCTCGCTGCCCGCGTAGCGGAAGCGCACGTCGCGCAGCTCGATGTGGCCCTGGAGCGGCGGCAGGGGCACCGCGCCCGGGCGGTCCGCCACCTCCACCGCCGTGTCGAGCAGCTCGAAGACGCGCAGCGCGGAGGCGCTGGCCCGCGACAGGCTGGACGCGAGGAAGCCCAGCGTCATCAGCGGCATCAACAGGAAGGCCAGGTAGCTGTTGAAGGCCACCAGCTCCCCCAGCGTGAGCCTCTGGTGGAAGATGCGCCAGCCGCCCACGCCCACCACCATCAGCGTCCCCAGGTTGGAGAAGAAGGTGACGAAGGGGAAGTTGTTGGCCACCGCGTCCACCAGCTTGAGGTTCTGCGCCTGGAGCTTCGCGTTCGTCTCCCCGTAGCGCGCCAGCTCCCGCGCCTCGGCGGAGAAGGCGCGCACCACGCGCAGCCCGCGCAGGTCCTCCTGGAGCGTGGTGTTGAGCGTGCCCAGCAGCGCCTGGAGCTGGCCGAACAGCGGCCGCATCTTCGTCACGAACGAGCGCAGCACGAAGAGGATGGGCGCCACGGCCGCGAGCGCCGCCAGCGCCAGCACCGGATCCAACCAGAGCAGCAGCCCCGCGCAGCCCACCAACATCGCCGCCGACGCCGCGAACTGCACCACGCCGCTGCCCACGAAGGTGCGCACCGCCTCCACGTCGCTGGTCAGCCGCGTGAGCAGCTGCCCCGTCTGCGCCTGGTCGTAGTAGCTGAAGGAGAGCCGCTGGATGCGCGCGAAGAGCGCGTCGCGCAGGTCGAACGCCACGCCCTGCGACGCGCGCTCGGCCAGGTAGCCCTGGAGGAAGTTGAACAGGCCCCGCCCCAGCGCGATGGCGACGAGCCCCCCCACCGCCAGCCACACCGGCCGCTGCTCCCCGCGCGCGAGCCCCTGGTCGATGGCGATGCGGATCATCTGCGGGGCACCCAGGTTCGCCACCGACACCACCAGCAGCGACAGCAGCGCCCCCAGCGACTCCAGCCGGTAGCGGCGCAGGTAGCGCAGGGCCCTGAGGATGGCGGCGAGGCCTCCCGCGGGGCGGCCGGATGCGGGTGCTGCGGACGTGCTCACGTGGTGGGACCCCGCCTCCCCGCCGAGGGCACGGGGGGCGCGCGCATGATGGGCGGGCCCCTGCTCCGCTTCAAGCACGACACGCGCGACGTGGGGCCGCGCGAACAGGGTTGCGCCAGGCGCCAGCCCCCGTTAGGTCGCCGGCCGGATTTCGGTTCGTCACGAGGTGAACGTCATGGAGTACCGGCAGCTGGGTGGTTCGGGTTTCAAGGTCCCCATTCTCAGTCTGGGCACGGGCACGTTCGGGGGCTCCGGCGAGTTCTTCAAGGGCTTCGGCTCCAGCGACGTGAAGGAGGCGACGCGGCTGGTGGACATCGCGATGGAGGCGGGCGTGAACATGTTCGACTCCGCGGACGGCTACTCCGCCGGGCTCGCGGAGGAGATCCTCGGCAAGGCGCTGGAGGGGCGGCGCGACCAGGCCATCATCTCCACCAAGGCCACGTTCCGCGCGGGCACCGGCCCCAACGACGTGGGCTCCTCGCGCTTCCACATCACCCGCGCGGTGGAGGCCGCCCTGCGCCGGCTGAAGACGGACTACATCGACCTGTTCCAGCTCCACGCCTTCGACGCGATGACGCCGGTGGAGGAGGTGCTCAACACGCTGGACGACCTCGTGCGCGCGGGGAAGATCCGCTACATCGGCTGCTCCAACTTCTCCGGCTGGCACCTGATGAAGTCGCTGGCCGTGTCGGAGCGCTACAACCTGGCCCGGTACGTGGCGCACCAGGCGTACTACTCGCTCGTCGGCCGCGACTACGAGTGGGAGCTGATGCCGCTCGCGCAGGACCAGAAGGTGGGCGCGGTGGTGTGGAGCCCGCTGGGCTGGGGCCGGCTGACGGGCAAGCTGCGCCGGGGCCAGCCGCGCCCGGAGACCAGCCGCCTGAACAACGCCACCACGGCGGCCGGCGGCCCGCAGGTGCCGGAGGAGTACCTGTTCAAGGTCGTGGACGCGCTCGACGTCGTCGCGAAGGAGACGGGCAAGACAGTGCCGCAGGTGGCACTCAACTGGGTGCTCCAGCGGCCCACGGTGGCCAACGTCATCATCGGCGCGCGCACGGAGGAGCAGCTCCGGCAGAACCTGGGCGCCATCGGCTGGAACCTCACGCCCGCGCAGGTGGCCACGCTGGACGCCGCCAGCACCACTCCCTGGCCGTACCCGTACTTCCACCAGCGTCAGTTCAGCGAGCGCAATCCCTTCCCGGTGACCTAAACCAAGCCCCGTCACGATGGGCATTGCGCGCCCGTCGTGACGGAAGGGAGCGGACGGGGCCCGGGTCCGCCCGGCTCCACCTGGAGGGCAGGTGCCGCTGCCCCCTGGGACTGAGCACTTCACGTTCACGGAGTCACTGTCGGCGTGCCCGCAGGTCCCGGGCCGCCAGGCAGGGCTCCGCTTCGCGTGGAGGCGCGCCCGCTCATGTCCCTCAAGGAATACAAGCCTGGCAGACCCTTTCCCGGTGTCATCGGCCGCACGTGGGAGCAGTCCTCTCCCGCCTGGCCCTCGCCGTTGCGCTCGAAGCCCGGCGCCCCCAACGTCCTGTTCATCATCCTGGACGACACGGGCTTCGGGCACCTGGGCTGCTATGGCTCGCCCATCCGCACGCCGAACCTGGACAGGCTGGCCCGGGGCGGGCTGCTCTACAACAACATGCACACCACCGCGCTGTGCTCGCCCACGCGCTCGTGCATCCTCACCGGCCGCAACCACCACTCCAACGGGATGGCCACCATCACGGAGACGTCGCTCGGCTACCCCGGCTACAACGGCACCATCCCCTTCGAGAACGGCCTCCTCTCCGAGATGCTCATGGAGGCCGGCTACAACACGTATGCCATTGGCAAGTGGCACCTGGCCCCCGCGGAGCAGACGAGCGCCGCCGGGCCGTACTCGCGCTGGCCGCTGGGGCGAGGCTTCGAGCGCTTCTACGGCTTCCTGGGCGGGGACACCCACCAGTACTACCCGGACCTCGTCCACGACAACCACGCCATCCGCGCGCCCGCGACGCCGGAGGAGGGCTACCACCTCACGCCGGACCTGGTGGAGAAGGCCATCGACTGCATCGCGGACTCCAAGCAGGTCGCGCCCGACAAGCCCTTCTTCCTCTACTTCGCCACGGGCGCCATGCACGCCCCCCACCATGTGCCGAAGGAGTGGGCGGACCGCTACGCGGGGCAGTTCGACGACGGCTGGGATGCGTACCGGCAGCGGGTGTTCCAGAAGCAGCTGGAGCTGGGCGTGCTGCCGAAGGGCACGCAGCTGTCCCGCCATGACCCCGACGTGCAGGACTGGGACACGCTGCCCCCGGAGGAGAAGCGGCTCTACGCGCGCATGATGGAGGTGTTCGCGGGCTTCCTGGAGCACACGGACCACCACATCGGGCAGCTGCTGAAGTTCCTGGAGGACACGGGTGAGCTGGACAACACGCTCATCATGGTGCTGTCCGACAACGGCGCCAGCGCGGAGGGCGGGCCGCACGGGTCGGTGAACGAGCTGAAGTTCTTCAACAACACGCCGGAGTCGCTGGAGCAGAACATGGCGGCCATCGACGGGCTGGGCGGACCGAAGTACTTCAACCACTACCCGTGGGGCTGGGCCTGGGCGGGGGACACGCCGTTCCGCCGCTGGAAGCGGGAGGTGTACCGGGGCGGCACCACCGACCCGTTCCTCGTCCACTGGCCCAAGGGCATCCAGGCGAAGGGCGAGGTGCGCTCGCAGTACGCGCACGCCATCGACATGGTGCCCACGGTGCTGGACTGCCTGGGGCTGGAGCCGCTGGCGGAGATCCGGGGCGTCACCCAATCCCCCATTGAAGGCGTCAGCTTCAAGCACACGTTCAACGACGCGAACGTGGAGAGCCGCCACCACACGCAGTACTTCGAGATGTTCAGCAACCGCGCGCTCTACCACGACGGCTGGCGCGCGGTGTGCCCGTTCCCCGGGCCGTCCTTCACGGAGGCCGGGGAAGGCTTCGGCGAATCGACGCTCACCGAGGACCGGCTGCGCGAGCTGGATGCGCAGGGCTGGGAGCTGTACCGCGTCTCCGAGGACGCCTCCGAGACGAAGAACGTGGCGCAGGAGAACCGGGGCAAGCTCATCGAGATGATCGCCCTCTGGTACGCCGAGGCGGGGCGCTACCAGGTGCTGCCGCTCGCGTCGCCGACGCGCGCCGTGTTCGCGCAGGAGCGACCGCAGATCACCCAGGACCGCAAGCGCTACGTGTACCGCCCGCGCACCTCACCCACGCCGGAGAACGCGGCCGTTCACGTGCTCAACCGGCCCCATACCATCACCGCCGAGGTGGACCTGAGCGGCGAGGCGGAAGGGGTGCTGCTGTGCCATGGCGGCCTCACCGGCGGCTACACCTTCTTCATCCAGGGCGGGAAGCTGCACTACGTCTACAACTTCGTCGGCGAACAGGAGTTCCACATCGAGTCCGCGGTGGAGGTGCCGCGGGGGCGCTCGGAGTTGAAGTTCTCCTTCGAGCCCACCGGCAAGCCCGACCTGAAGGCGGGGCGGGGCGCGCCCGGGCGGGGCCGGCTCTACATCAACGAAGACCTGGTGGCCCAGAGCGACATCCCCGCCACCATGCCGCTCATCCTCAGCCTGGGGGAGGGGCTGACGTGCGGCCGGGACGAGAACTCCGCCGTGAGCCAGCTCTACACGGCGCCCTTCGAGTTCACCGGCACGCTCTTCCAGGTGACGGTGGACGTCTCCGGCAAGCACCTGCGCGACGCGAAGGCGGAGCAGAAGGCGGCGATGGCGAAGCAGTGACAGGCAACGACAGGCCCGGACGGGAGGGGGAAGCCCGTCCGGGCCCTGAAGCGAAAGCGACTACTTCACGCCGACGGCGGTCCAGGCGTCCTGGACCTTCTTCACTTCGACGGAGTCCTTGCCGTACAGGTCGGTGGCGGACTTCACGGTGGCCGCGCGGGCCTCGGAGAAGTTCGTCTGCGGCGTCATGTACGTGGTGAGGGCGCGGCCGAAGATCTTCAGGCTCTTGTCCATGCCGATGCCGTCCTTCACCTCCAGGCCGGACGTCCTGTTCTTGCCGCCCTCCGTCAGCAGGTAGAAGGCGTTGTTGGCGATGCCGCTGGAGCCGTGCACCTCCGTCATCTTCGGGTAGTTCTTGTAGTTGTCGATGGAGTACCCGTCCGCCGTCGGGTCGTTCATGTAGCGGAGGGCGTCCGTGCTGTCGCCGTTCTTGGGCGTCCACGCGTCCTCGCCCACGGCCCAGTCGAACTTCACCGCGCCGTTCTTCTGGCTGGCGTACCACTCCACGCCCGTCCCGATGATGTCGCTGAAGGACTCGTTGAGGCCGCCGGACTCACCCGAGTACTCCAGGTCGGCGGTGCGCTGGGTGAGGCCGTGCGCGATTTCATGGCCGGCGATGTCCAGCGTGGTGAGCGGGCCGGCGTCCTTCCCGTCGCCGTCGCCGTACTGCATCTTCTCGCCGTCCCAGAACGCGTTCACCAGGTTGTTGTCGGTGTGCACGTAGGAGATGAGCTTCTCTCCCTTGCCGTCGATGGAGTCGCGGCCCAGCACGTCCTTCATGAAGTCGTAGGTCATCGCGGCGCCGTAGTGCGCGTCCACGCCCGCATGGGCGCGCGCCGGGTCCGTCTTCTCACCCCAGACGTCGTTCTTGTCGGTGATGGCGGTGGTGCCGGACGCCTCCGGGCGGTTCTTCGCGTCGTACGTCACGATGCCCTTGCCGCGCGTCTTGTCCTCCAGCGCGTACGTGCCGTCCTTGCCCTGGGTGGTCTGCAGGTCCACCTTGCCGCTGTACATCGTCTGGTCGTCCGCCACGCGGTCCGCCGTGGCGCCGCCCGTGGCCGGGGTCGCGCCCGGGGTGGCGGCGGTGGACGGCGGCCGGGCCGCGGCGCCACCCGAGTGGGCGGCGTGCGCGGAGCCACCGGCGCAGCACTGGCTGATGGTGTTGAACTGCTTGATGGACTCGCCGGTGTTCGCGTCGATGAAGTAGTTCATCGAGCGGGGCTGCTTGCCGCCGTTCACCGACGTGTCCGTCAGCGTCACGTGGAAGGCCGCGCGGTACTGGCCGTCCGGGCCCTTCACGATTTCGCGCTCCACGGTGGGCGCGCGCGACGTGCTGCCGTTGAAGTCCTTCTGCGCCGTCGCCAGCGCGTCCTTCGCCGTCAGCTTCGTGGGCGCCTTGCCCAGGCCCGCCGGGATGTCGGACACGTTGCCCGTCAGGCTGTCGAACTGGCCCTTCGCATCCAGGTGGCCGATGACCTGCTCACCGGAGACCTTCACGCCCTCGTGCATGCGGTCCAGGCGCACGTGCGTCATGCCCAGCTGGTCCCGCTCCACCGAACGGGGGGAGAACGCCGCGCCGCCGGTGATGCCGCCCAGCTGCGGGTGCTTCTGGTTCACGTACGACACCGTCTGCTGCACGGCCTGCTGCGCCTGGGGGCTGCTCAGGCTCACCGGACCCGGCGTCACCTTCGTGCCCACGCCGTTCAGCGCCACCGCCGCCTTCGCCTTGGAGGGCGCGCCGGCGCTGAAGCTGGACTGGGAGCTCATCCCCACCGGGCCCGCGGGCTTCGCGACGGTGTTCGTCGCCTTGGTGTCGGTGCGCTGGGAGGGGACGACGGCGGGCTTCGAGAGGTCGGTGCGAAGGGCCATGGTGGTTTTCTCGGGGGAAGGGGACGGACAAATTGATTCTCGGGTCAGCCGCCCGAAGGTTGCGCGTGGGTTGAATTCCGACAGGGGGATCTGTCGCTCAACCTCATGATTTTACTGGTGAAGTGTTCGGCCTACATTTCCCGCAAATAAACCTTCCGACCGGTAGGGAGGTGACCGGGCGGGCTGTATTTCGAAGCATTTTCGAGCCCTCCCTGGCCCGCCGTCCACCCACGCCCGGTGGCTGGAAGCTTGACCGCCCGCTCCCTTTGCAGGTATTGAAATTGATAGTGATTATCAATTTCAAGTTGGCCCAGGCCAACCCGTAGGACGGAGGGACACGCCGTGGCACGAGAACTGGGACCGCGAGGGAAGATGTGTCGTCGGTTGGGCATCCCGCTGTCGCGCATCAGCGCGAAGGATCCCGACAAGGACCCGGTGTTGCGCCGGCCGTATCCGCCCGGGCAGCACGGCGCGACGGCGCGCACGTCGGTGAGCGACTTCGCGCAGCGGCTGCGGGAGAAGCAGAAGCTGAAGCTGTACTACGGGCTGCTGGAGAAGCAGTGCCGCAGCGCCTTCCTGGAGGCGCGCCGGTCGCCGGGCAACACCGGCAAGGTGCTGATGCAGCTGTTGGAGAGCCGGCTGGATGCGCTGGTGCTGCGCGCGGGCCTGGCGACGAGCATCCGCCAGGCGCGGCAGTTCGTGCGCCACGGCTACTTCCAGGTGGATGGGCGCAACGCGGACATCCCGAGCATCCGCCTGAAGCCGGGCAACGAGGTGCGCTTCCACCCCGCGCACCTGAAGCTGGCGGCGGTGCAGGACGCCTTTGGCCGGATGAAGTCCCGGCAGGTGCCCGCCTACGTGCAGGTGCTGGGCGCGGGGGAGGGCATGCGCTTCGTGCGCCTGCCGGAGCGCGAGGAGATCCCCGTGGACGTGAACGAGCCCTTCATCGTCGAGTACTACGCGCAGCGCAGCTGAGCCACCGGCCCCCCTGCCGTCCGTCCGCGAGGCATGCGGGCAGGCAGGGGAGGTCCGGGGCGCCCGCGCACCCCATCTTCCTCAAGGACCTTCTTGAGGGAGGAGCAGCGGGATGCGCGGGGACGGGGCGGAGCCGGCGGAGGGGTGGGTGGCGCCGCGCGGGGTGGCGGCCCGGGGACACCTGCCCCGTCACGTGGCCGGCCTCTTCCGCTTCCAGCCGGGCCGGCCCGCGGTGGCGGCGGGGCTGAGGACGGCGCTGGCGTTGGGCGTCCCCCTGCTGGTGTCCGCGCTCCTGCAACTGCCGCAGGCGGCGTGGGCGGGCATGGCGGGGCTGTTCGTGGCGCTGGTGGACAAGGGCGGGCCGTACCGCACGCGGGCCTGGGCCATGGGCGCGATGACGGTGCTGGGCGCGCTGGTGGGGCTCATCATCGCGCTGCCCAGCCCCTTCTGGGTGGACGTGGCGCTGACGCTCCTCTGGGTGACGGCGTGCGGCTTCGCGCGCAGCTACGGCGACACGCCGGGCATCCTGGGCATCCTGCTGGCGAACCTGTTCGTGGTGTCGCTGGCCCTGCCGTCGCACGGGCCGGGGGCGGCGCTGATGCAGGCCGCGTACTTCGTGGCGGGCGGCGCGTGGTCCATGTTCCTGGCGCTGGTGCTGTGGCCGCTGCGGCCCTACCGCCCGGCGCGGCTCGCCATCGCCACCTGCTACGAGGAACTGGCGAACGTCGCGGACGCGGTGGCGGGCTGGCCCCTGGAGGGGCCCTCCCGCGTGGGGACGTGGGAGGCGGTGCAGCGGGCCGCGCGCATGCGCCAGTCGCTGGAGACGGCGCGCGACACGCTGGGGGCCACGCGCCAGGGGCGGCAGGAGGAGAGCGGGCGCGGCGAGCACCTGCTGGTGTTGCTGGAGGACGCGGACGCAATGTCGCTGCTGCTCACCGCGATGTCGGAGTCCCTGGACGAGGCGCCGCGCGGCGGGGCCTGCCGCGTGGCCCGCGCGGAGGCCCAGCGCGCGCTGCGGTCGCTGTCGGTGGACCTGCGGGGCGTGGTGGGCGGCCTGGTGCGGGGCACGGCGCCGGTGCCGACCGCCTGGGACGCGGAGGCGGTGACGCGGGTGGTCCACGCGGACGGGGGGCTCCCGGAGCCAGCGCGCTCGCAGTACGCGCACGTCGCGGGCCTGCTGGGGCGTCTGCGCGAGCACGGCGCCGTGGCGGTGGACGTGGCCTCCCGGCTGGAGGGCGGAAGGCCGCTCCCCGAGCGCGACACGATGTCCTTCTCCGCGGCCCCGGGCCAGGAGCGGGGCGGGTGGGCGGTGCTGCGCGACCACCTGACGCCGCAGTCCGTGGTCTTCCGGCACGCGCTGCGGCTGGGGCTCACCGCGACGGTGGCGACGGCGCTCGCGGAGGGGCTGGGGCTCAATCACTGGTACTGGGTGACCATCACCGTCATCGTCGTGCTGCAACCCTACGCGGGCCTCACGATGGAGAAGGGGCTGCAACGCGTGGCGGGGACGCTGGTGGGCAGCGTGCTGGCGATGGGGCTCGTGTACGTGCTGCCGGCGCGGTGGATGATGCTCGCGGTCATCGTCGGGCTCATCTGCGTGTCGGTGAGCGTGCGGCCGCTCAACTTCACCGTCTTCCAGGTGCTGCTGGCGCCCGCGCTGGTGCTGCTCGCCGAAATCCAGACGGGGGACTGGCAGCTCGCGGGCGTGCGCATCCTCAACACGCTACTGGGGGGC
This genomic interval carries:
- a CDS encoding ABC transporter ATP-binding protein, which produces MRRPGGTESLAELEAGRAQQRGRVLRRLLGELRPHARLMGVALGFILVGAVCQAVGPYLVSRAIDHDIGSGDGRGLVQTLAALLVVYAVGALVQRAQTWRVGHTGQKVLAELRRRLFERLQHLPLSWFDRRPLGDLMSRLLSDVDTLNQLFAQGLTQLLGAMLGLVGVLTAMLVLNARLALACFSLIPVIVVTTWFFASRAREAYRKTRQTVGDVTANLQEEIGGVRQAQAFNRTEKNIERFRDRNAANRDANVAAVGITSAFSPAIDLLSTLSTALVIGYGGALVLDGRLTVGGVAAFLIYVQQFFRPVQLAASVATLMQSALAGAERIFGILDEPPEPPDAAGAVELGPLKGQVVFEGVSFGYDPERPVLRDVSFRLEPGQTLALVGRTGAGKTTVASLVPRFYDATGGTVRVDGEDVRQVTRASLRRQMAMVLQEPFLFSGKVADNIAYGKPGATREDVEAAAKAVHAHDFITRLPQGYDSVIGEGGATLSQGQRQLLAFARAVIAEPRVLILDEATANIDTRTEALIQLALGRLLSGRTSIVIAHRLNTIRHADLILVLEQGAVVERGTHEELLAKGGLYADLHQQQFRDTPGPTQAMG
- a CDS encoding ABC transporter ATP-binding protein, producing MSTSAAPASGRPAGGLAAILRALRYLRRYRLESLGALLSLLVVSVANLGAPQMIRIAIDQGLARGEQRPVWLAVGGLVAIALGRGLFNFLQGYLAERASQGVAFDLRDALFARIQRLSFSYYDQAQTGQLLTRLTSDVEAVRTFVGSGVVQFAASAAMLVGCAGLLLWLDPVLALAALAAVAPILFVLRSFVTKMRPLFGQLQALLGTLNTTLQEDLRGLRVVRAFSAEARELARYGETNAKLQAQNLKLVDAVANNFPFVTFFSNLGTLMVVGVGGWRIFHQRLTLGELVAFNSYLAFLLMPLMTLGFLASSLSRASASALRVFELLDTAVEVADRPGAVPLPPLQGHIELRDVRFRYAGSEREILRGVSVTLEPGQLVAVLGTTGSGKSTLINLLPRFYDVTGGAVLLDGHDVRDVTLASLRSQMGVVLQDALLFSGTVRDNIAYGHPDATQAQVEAAAEAAQAAEFIRALPQGYDTVVGERGVGLSGGQRQRLAIARALLTDPRLLILDDSTSAVDARTEEAIQGALDTLMRDKRRTALVIAQRISTVRDADLVLVLDEGRIVAKGRHEELRASSELYNDILGSQLQPASQEGAA
- a CDS encoding aldo/keto reductase, with product MEYRQLGGSGFKVPILSLGTGTFGGSGEFFKGFGSSDVKEATRLVDIAMEAGVNMFDSADGYSAGLAEEILGKALEGRRDQAIISTKATFRAGTGPNDVGSSRFHITRAVEAALRRLKTDYIDLFQLHAFDAMTPVEEVLNTLDDLVRAGKIRYIGCSNFSGWHLMKSLAVSERYNLARYVAHQAYYSLVGRDYEWELMPLAQDQKVGAVVWSPLGWGRLTGKLRRGQPRPETSRLNNATTAAGGPQVPEEYLFKVVDALDVVAKETGKTVPQVALNWVLQRPTVANVIIGARTEEQLRQNLGAIGWNLTPAQVATLDAASTTPWPYPYFHQRQFSERNPFPVT
- a CDS encoding arylsulfatase, whose product is MSLKEYKPGRPFPGVIGRTWEQSSPAWPSPLRSKPGAPNVLFIILDDTGFGHLGCYGSPIRTPNLDRLARGGLLYNNMHTTALCSPTRSCILTGRNHHSNGMATITETSLGYPGYNGTIPFENGLLSEMLMEAGYNTYAIGKWHLAPAEQTSAAGPYSRWPLGRGFERFYGFLGGDTHQYYPDLVHDNHAIRAPATPEEGYHLTPDLVEKAIDCIADSKQVAPDKPFFLYFATGAMHAPHHVPKEWADRYAGQFDDGWDAYRQRVFQKQLELGVLPKGTQLSRHDPDVQDWDTLPPEEKRLYARMMEVFAGFLEHTDHHIGQLLKFLEDTGELDNTLIMVLSDNGASAEGGPHGSVNELKFFNNTPESLEQNMAAIDGLGGPKYFNHYPWGWAWAGDTPFRRWKREVYRGGTTDPFLVHWPKGIQAKGEVRSQYAHAIDMVPTVLDCLGLEPLAEIRGVTQSPIEGVSFKHTFNDANVESRHHTQYFEMFSNRALYHDGWRAVCPFPGPSFTEAGEGFGESTLTEDRLRELDAQGWELYRVSEDASETKNVAQENRGKLIEMIALWYAEAGRYQVLPLASPTRAVFAQERPQITQDRKRYVYRPRTSPTPENAAVHVLNRPHTITAEVDLSGEAEGVLLCHGGLTGGYTFFIQGGKLHYVYNFVGEQEFHIESAVEVPRGRSELKFSFEPTGKPDLKAGRGAPGRGRLYINEDLVAQSDIPATMPLILSLGEGLTCGRDENSAVSQLYTAPFEFTGTLFQVTVDVSGKHLRDAKAEQKAAMAKQ
- a CDS encoding M4 family metallopeptidase; this translates as MALRTDLSKPAVVPSQRTDTKATNTVAKPAGPVGMSSQSSFSAGAPSKAKAAVALNGVGTKVTPGPVSLSSPQAQQAVQQTVSYVNQKHPQLGGITGGAAFSPRSVERDQLGMTHVRLDRMHEGVKVSGEQVIGHLDAKGQFDSLTGNVSDIPAGLGKAPTKLTAKDALATAQKDFNGSTSRAPTVEREIVKGPDGQYRAAFHVTLTDTSVNGGKQPRSMNYFIDANTGESIKQFNTISQCCAGGSAHAAHSGGAAARPPSTAATPGATPATGGATADRVADDQTMYSGKVDLQTTQGKDGTYALEDKTRGKGIVTYDAKNRPEASGTTAITDKNDVWGEKTDPARAHAGVDAHYGAAMTYDFMKDVLGRDSIDGKGEKLISYVHTDNNLVNAFWDGEKMQYGDGDGKDAGPLTTLDIAGHEIAHGLTQRTADLEYSGESGGLNESFSDIIGTGVEWYASQKNGAVKFDWAVGEDAWTPKNGDSTDALRYMNDPTADGYSIDNYKNYPKMTEVHGSSGIANNAFYLLTEGGKNRTSGLEVKDGIGMDKSLKIFGRALTTYMTPQTNFSEARAATVKSATDLYGKDSVEVKKVQDAWTAVGVK
- the rpsD gene encoding 30S ribosomal protein S4, whose protein sequence is MARELGPRGKMCRRLGIPLSRISAKDPDKDPVLRRPYPPGQHGATARTSVSDFAQRLREKQKLKLYYGLLEKQCRSAFLEARRSPGNTGKVLMQLLESRLDALVLRAGLATSIRQARQFVRHGYFQVDGRNADIPSIRLKPGNEVRFHPAHLKLAAVQDAFGRMKSRQVPAYVQVLGAGEGMRFVRLPEREEIPVDVNEPFIVEYYAQRS